In the genome of Segnochrobactrum spirostomi, the window CTCTCGACCCAGCTTCGCGACGCCCGCGACCGAGACGCGTTCCGCGTCACACTCACGGCGTGAGGCTTTCGGGGCGAAGGCGCGCCCCGACCGGTGGAGAGGCGGCAAAGGGTTCTTCGGGGGCGCGGCGGCTGTGCTATAATTCGTCGATGCGCTTTCCCGACAGCTTCCTCGACGAGATCCGCCAAAGGTTGCCCCTTTCCGAGGTGGTCGGCCGCCGCGTGACGTGGGACAAGCGCAAGTCCCAGCCGGCGAAGGGCGATTTCTGGGCCTGCTGCCCCTTCCATCAGGAGCGCTCGCCCTCCTTCCACGTCGACGATCGGCGCGGCTTCTACCATTGCTTCGGCTGCGGGGTGTCGGGCGACCACATCCGCTTCGTCACCGAGACCGAGGGGGCGACCTTCCCCGAGGCGGTCGAGCGCCTCGCCGGCATGGCGGGCGTCCCGATGCCGGCGCGGGATGCCGCGAGCGAGCGCCGCGAGGCGCAGCGGCGGACGCTCGGCGACGTCGTGGAACTCGCCGCCAAGTTCTTCGAGACCATCTATCGCGGCGGTGCCGGAGAAGAGGCGCGCGCCTACGCCTCGCGCCGCGCCCTCTCGCCCGAGACCCAGAAGACCTTCCGCATCGGCTTCGCCCCGGCGGAACGCGACGCCCTGAAGCGGCACCTCGCGGCATCCGGCATCGACGAGGCGATGATGATCGAGGCGGGCCTCGTGATCCGCCCGGACGACGGACGTCCCGCCTACGACCGCTTCCGCAACCGGCTGATGATCCCGATCCACGATCTGCGCGGCCGGGTGGTCGCCTTCGGCGGCCGTGCGCTGACGCCGGATCAGGAGCCGAAATATCTGAACTCGCCGGAAGGCCCGCTGTTCTCGAAGCGCACCCTGCTCTTCAACGCCCACCGCGCCCGCGAGCCCGCCCGCGCCGCCGGCTCGATCGTGGTGGTGGAAGGTTATCTCGACGCCATCGCGGTCTATCAGGCCGGGATCCACAGCGTGGTCGCGACCCTCGGCACCGCCTTCACCGAGGACCAGATCGAGAGCCTGTGGCGCCTCGCCCCGGAGCCGGTGATCTGCTTCGACGGCGACCGCGCCGGCATCGCCGCGGCGCACCGGGCGATCGACCGCATCCTGCCGGCGCTGACGAGCGGCCATTCCTTCAACTTCGCCTTCCTGCCGGACGGCAAGGACCCGGACGAGCTCATCGCCAGCGGCGGTCCGGCGCGCTTCCTCTCCGAGGTGCGCGGCGCGGTGCCCTTGTTCGACGTCATGTTCGAGCGCGAGACGACGGCCGCCAGGATCGATACGCCCGAACGCCGCGCGGCCCTCGAAAAGCGGCTCGACGACCTGATCGGGACGATCCGCGACGACCGGGTGCAGCGCGGCTACCGCTTCGCCGCGCGGATGAAGCTCTCCGAAACCTTCTCGATGCTGGTCCGGCCGCGGACGAATCGGTCCGG includes:
- the dnaG gene encoding DNA primase, whose translation is MRFPDSFLDEIRQRLPLSEVVGRRVTWDKRKSQPAKGDFWACCPFHQERSPSFHVDDRRGFYHCFGCGVSGDHIRFVTETEGATFPEAVERLAGMAGVPMPARDAASERREAQRRTLGDVVELAAKFFETIYRGGAGEEARAYASRRALSPETQKTFRIGFAPAERDALKRHLAASGIDEAMMIEAGLVIRPDDGRPAYDRFRNRLMIPIHDLRGRVVAFGGRALTPDQEPKYLNSPEGPLFSKRTLLFNAHRAREPARAAGSIVVVEGYLDAIAVYQAGIHSVVATLGTAFTEDQIESLWRLAPEPVICFDGDRAGIAAAHRAIDRILPALTSGHSFNFAFLPDGKDPDELIASGGPARFLSEVRGAVPLFDVMFERETTAARIDTPERRAALEKRLDDLIGTIRDDRVQRGYRFAARMKLSETFSMLVRPRTNRSGGGRGRQSGPPEAPSISLSTALPAEPMELERLVLGLLVEYPGLLVHHAESVGRAPFLIDVHRRFRDALQDLAAEEGLWDGDGAAIAARLDGHFFSLLAEILGMEDDGLRRGHRLRARFPILAFHPSEDFIERCLVHFLSRLELRSIAAELERAVSQAEREELTAELWEQIQVYKREVEHREDEILRREREFADEMRAIRAAYGAALPSIEHAAAGG